One region of bacterium genomic DNA includes:
- the cimA gene encoding citramalate synthase: MPVKPEKKSVTLYDTTLRDGSQGEEISFTVEDKLRIAEKLDELGIDYIEAGWPGSNPKDVEFFRKAPSLKLKHAKITAFGSTRHASKTPGKDENLKALLDSETPVVTIFGKSWDFHVHDALKVGLNQNLELIADSLQFLKKRVNEVIYDAEHFFDGFKANPEYAMKTLEAARQGGADLIVLCDTNGGTLPDEVERIFRQVQRMQPGSYGAHCHNDCEVGVANSLAAVRAGAVQVHGTINGFGERCGNANLVSIIPNLQLKMGIAVVPPKQLTRLQEVSHFVSELANLKPDTHQPYVGQSAFAHKGGIHVSAVQKNPKTYEHVEPEAVGNRRRILLSDLSGTSNVLHKAEEFGLDLDRKDPLVKQLVKDLKELENQGYEFEGAEASFEILMKKAMGKYKNFFKLIGFRVLDEKLTHDDPPHAEATIQLEVDGKIEHTAALGRGPINALDNALRRALERFFPQIREVQLIDYKVRVLPSDSGTGSKVRVLIESTDGKRKWGTVGVHENIIQASWMALVDSLEYKLMEKSR, translated from the coding sequence ATGCCCGTTAAACCGGAAAAAAAATCAGTCACCCTCTACGACACGACCCTGCGCGACGGCTCCCAGGGCGAAGAGATCTCCTTTACCGTCGAGGACAAGCTGCGCATCGCCGAGAAGCTCGACGAGCTGGGCATCGACTATATCGAGGCCGGCTGGCCCGGCTCCAACCCCAAGGACGTCGAGTTCTTCCGGAAGGCGCCGAGCCTCAAGTTGAAGCATGCCAAGATCACCGCCTTCGGCTCGACCCGCCATGCCAGCAAGACCCCGGGCAAGGACGAGAACCTCAAGGCGCTGCTCGACTCCGAGACTCCGGTGGTCACCATCTTCGGCAAGTCCTGGGACTTCCACGTCCATGACGCCCTCAAGGTCGGCCTCAACCAGAACCTCGAGCTCATCGCCGACTCGCTGCAATTCTTGAAGAAGCGGGTGAACGAGGTGATCTATGACGCCGAGCATTTCTTCGACGGCTTCAAGGCCAACCCCGAATACGCGATGAAGACGCTGGAGGCCGCCCGTCAGGGCGGCGCCGACTTGATCGTCCTCTGCGACACCAACGGCGGGACCTTGCCCGATGAGGTCGAGCGGATCTTCCGCCAGGTCCAGCGGATGCAGCCCGGCAGCTATGGCGCCCATTGCCATAACGATTGCGAGGTCGGCGTCGCCAACTCGCTGGCCGCGGTCCGGGCCGGCGCGGTCCAGGTTCACGGCACGATCAACGGCTTCGGCGAGCGCTGCGGCAACGCCAACCTGGTTTCGATCATCCCCAATCTCCAATTGAAGATGGGGATCGCGGTGGTTCCGCCCAAGCAATTGACCCGGCTGCAGGAGGTTTCCCATTTCGTCAGCGAGCTGGCCAACCTCAAGCCCGACACCCATCAGCCCTACGTCGGCCAGAGCGCCTTCGCCCACAAAGGCGGCATCCACGTCAGCGCGGTCCAGAAGAATCCCAAGACCTACGAGCACGTCGAGCCCGAGGCCGTCGGCAACCGCCGCCGCATTTTGCTCAGCGACTTGTCGGGCACCAGCAACGTCCTGCACAAGGCCGAGGAGTTCGGCCTCGACCTCGACCGCAAGGACCCGCTGGTCAAGCAGCTGGTCAAGGACCTGAAGGAATTGGAGAACCAGGGCTACGAGTTCGAGGGCGCCGAGGCCAGCTTCGAGATCCTGATGAAGAAGGCGATGGGGAAATATAAAAATTTCTTCAAGCTCATCGGTTTCCGGGTGCTCGACGAAAAGCTCACCCATGACGATCCGCCCCACGCCGAGGCCACCATCCAGCTCGAGGTCGACGGCAAGATCGAGCACACCGCGGCCCTCGGCCGCGGCCCGATCAATGCGCTGGACAACGCCCTGCGCCGGGCGCTGGAGCGCTTCTTTCCCCAAATCCGCGAGGTCCAGCTCATCGACTACAAGGTTCGGGTCCTGCCCAGCGACAGCGGCACCGGGTCTAAGGTCCGAGTGCTGATCGAGTCGACCGACGGCAAGCGCAAGTGGGGCACGGTCGGCGTCCATGAGAACATCATCCAAGCCAGCTGGATGGCCTTGGTCGATTCGCTCGAATACAAGCTGATGGAAAAATCCCGCTAA
- a CDS encoding VCBS repeat-containing protein: MKRFLQAAAVAVSVVYAALAAAAISFDGPKITDSKIDGPGDFAVYQFIGNDKVDAAVPQLRKVWGLDNKNNWASVAPNTYFNQNAHTDGGYNRQIVAGQFDGDAGVRDLLVADDSVLHLCYNYSGGACGAESDPIPVKIDEERYLRIWAVGVADFNGDGKDDVAVIGYEPKSWVGYLAVFAGSGAGGANPLGVPYYLKDIKNGIPLSLAIGQFGGDAKLDLVVATMTGNQALEDGAFGNTFINGGAGFTLTDHTFEFPKKECYHPSGLIAYDPDGAGNSDLLLTCYDFYETGCNITETTAAAGDGPIGACYAIYGSGPVISLKNSGDGSSFAVQQTLTDLKFPYTSTVGDYDGDSKLDVAVASNGGQSVVTFVGTGPFQVDVASRNDIATLSYKPKFIQTHDMNGDTLPDLILSADQVEFPVQEPQVVGIADTVIGWDRFDSLTYRAAAAIGGTYYSGDYGAYAQDVSASNFAEFSGFRSYASESPNHSTHQYLVNAEGPTSSVLVTDRTDLAVATHPLGEVGVDQALPTDGVLVLINHRPTVSIEDPECGGGEIDYRCTASEGRTIVECSFASSDSSLSSTPAVAGPGGKEWTGQVTLPNDQGVHSFTVTAKDDLGTVHTGEFTVDYSKCPGSGGNACPAKPIEKQLSPKDPVMICAFESDPNLAALNSGKVVTWTQVGEEGGLDVSLLTVQGQCLVGPKVPLSFEQNRTIELKYSVEPDGPKDCPARMVYPKAVVEGSGLLSCSLSESAPRSTALGLLAMTLLGGAAWLGLRRDRVDE, encoded by the coding sequence ATGAAACGCTTTCTCCAAGCGGCCGCCGTGGCTGTATCGGTGGTCTATGCCGCGCTCGCGGCCGCGGCCATCAGCTTCGACGGGCCCAAGATCACCGACTCGAAGATCGACGGACCCGGCGATTTCGCCGTCTATCAATTCATTGGCAACGACAAGGTCGACGCCGCGGTTCCCCAATTGCGGAAGGTCTGGGGCCTCGACAACAAGAACAACTGGGCCAGCGTCGCGCCCAACACTTACTTCAACCAAAACGCCCACACCGACGGCGGCTACAATCGCCAGATCGTCGCCGGTCAGTTCGACGGCGACGCCGGCGTCCGCGACTTGCTGGTCGCCGACGATAGCGTGCTCCATCTTTGCTACAACTACAGCGGCGGCGCTTGCGGCGCCGAGTCCGATCCGATTCCGGTGAAGATCGACGAGGAGCGCTACCTGCGGATCTGGGCGGTCGGCGTGGCCGACTTCAACGGCGACGGCAAGGACGACGTGGCCGTCATCGGCTACGAGCCGAAATCCTGGGTCGGCTACCTGGCGGTCTTCGCCGGCAGCGGCGCCGGCGGCGCCAACCCGCTGGGCGTCCCTTATTATTTGAAGGACATCAAGAACGGCATCCCGCTTTCGCTGGCCATCGGCCAATTCGGCGGCGACGCCAAGCTCGACCTGGTGGTGGCGACGATGACCGGCAACCAAGCGCTGGAAGACGGCGCCTTCGGCAACACCTTCATCAACGGCGGCGCCGGCTTCACGCTGACCGACCACACTTTCGAATTCCCGAAGAAGGAGTGCTACCACCCGAGCGGCTTGATCGCCTACGATCCCGACGGGGCCGGCAACAGCGACTTGCTGCTGACCTGCTATGACTTCTACGAGACCGGCTGCAACATTACCGAAACGACCGCCGCCGCCGGCGATGGGCCGATCGGCGCCTGCTACGCGATCTACGGCAGCGGCCCGGTGATCTCGCTCAAGAACAGCGGCGACGGCAGCTCTTTCGCGGTTCAGCAAACTTTAACGGACCTCAAATTCCCCTATACTTCGACGGTCGGGGATTATGACGGCGATTCGAAGCTCGACGTGGCGGTGGCCTCGAACGGCGGCCAGAGCGTCGTGACCTTCGTCGGCACCGGGCCTTTCCAGGTCGACGTCGCTTCGCGCAACGACATCGCGACTTTGAGCTACAAGCCCAAGTTCATCCAGACCCACGACATGAACGGCGATACCTTGCCCGACCTCATCCTGAGCGCCGATCAAGTCGAGTTTCCGGTGCAAGAGCCCCAGGTCGTCGGCATCGCCGACACCGTCATCGGCTGGGACCGCTTCGACAGCCTGACTTACCGGGCGGCGGCCGCGATCGGCGGCACTTACTACAGCGGCGACTATGGAGCTTACGCCCAGGACGTCAGCGCCTCGAATTTCGCCGAGTTCAGCGGCTTCCGCAGCTACGCGAGCGAGAGTCCGAACCATTCGACTCACCAATACTTGGTCAATGCCGAGGGCCCGACCAGCTCGGTCCTGGTCACCGACCGGACCGACCTCGCGGTCGCGACCCATCCGCTCGGCGAAGTCGGGGTCGACCAGGCCCTGCCGACCGACGGCGTGCTGGTTCTGATCAACCACCGTCCGACCGTCTCGATTGAGGATCCGGAATGCGGCGGCGGCGAGATCGATTACCGTTGCACCGCTTCGGAAGGGCGGACCATCGTCGAATGCAGTTTCGCCAGCTCCGACTCGAGCCTAAGCTCAACGCCGGCCGTGGCGGGCCCCGGCGGCAAGGAATGGACCGGCCAAGTCACTTTGCCCAATGACCAGGGCGTCCACAGCTTCACCGTCACGGCCAAGGACGACCTCGGCACGGTCCATACCGGCGAGTTCACCGTCGACTACAGCAAATGCCCGGGCAGCGGTGGGAATGCCTGCCCGGCCAAGCCGATCGAGAAGCAGCTCTCGCCCAAGGACCCGGTGATGATCTGCGCCTTCGAATCGGACCCCAACCTGGCCGCCCTCAACAGCGGCAAGGTGGTGACCTGGACCCAGGTCGGCGAGGAGGGCGGCTTGGACGTCAGCCTGCTGACCGTCCAAGGCCAATGCTTGGTCGGCCCCAAGGTCCCGCTCTCCTTCGAGCAAAACCGGACGATCGAGCTCAAGTATAGCGTCGAGCCGGACGGGCCCAAGGACTGCCCGGCCCGGATGGTCTATCCCAAGGCCGTTGTCGAGGGATCCGGCCTGCTGAGCTGCAGCCTGAGCGAGTCGGCGCCGCGCTCGACCGCGTTGGGTTTGCTGGCAATGACGCTGCTCGGCGGCGCGGCGTGGCTCGGTCTTCGCCGCGATCGCGTCGATGAATAA
- a CDS encoding OmpA family protein, translated as MRKSLKTMCAAVGLMMATAISPKANAVPGPLDSNFDAVNFDPAISNKTDYFTVYSSQTVAKHGWNTGFYVDFAHNPLEIAFPTLGERFDGVVDNTIIGNFYATYGLLDWWSIGMNLPVLFWLDYVNSLPPPFGDGTGSSQSLTELGDIRFELKFRIRNNEDKLIGIALLPFVTLPTGPSTVFAGNGAVTGGLKIVLDFNIHDRVKLALNVGYLNRDDVTLANVRMDDQLLLGLGLSIKIIERLSFLVEGHTEPVLRDLFDSEVQTPAEVLGGFRIKVAEHWDVNVGGGAGLTLGVGTPDFRAFLGVNYNWAPEPCPACERAPQVEARQITIDQVIHFEFDKANIRPQSYPILDDVVSIIKSNPGIKQVRIEGHTDSIGSDAYNQKLSERRANSVKQYLINKGISAGILDAVGYGESRPVASNETAEGRAKNRRVEFHVE; from the coding sequence ATGAGAAAAAGTCTAAAAACCATGTGCGCCGCCGTCGGTTTGATGATGGCCACTGCGATTTCGCCTAAGGCGAACGCTGTACCCGGCCCGCTCGATTCAAACTTCGACGCCGTCAACTTTGACCCGGCGATCTCCAATAAGACCGACTATTTCACTGTGTATTCCAGCCAAACGGTTGCGAAGCACGGTTGGAACACCGGTTTCTATGTGGATTTTGCCCACAATCCTCTCGAGATTGCTTTCCCGACCTTGGGTGAGCGTTTCGACGGCGTCGTGGACAACACCATCATCGGCAACTTCTACGCCACTTACGGCTTGCTCGACTGGTGGTCCATCGGCATGAACCTGCCGGTCCTCTTCTGGTTGGATTATGTGAACTCGCTGCCCCCGCCCTTCGGCGATGGCACCGGTAGCTCCCAAAGCCTGACCGAGCTCGGCGACATCCGTTTCGAGCTGAAGTTCCGCATCCGCAACAACGAAGACAAGCTCATTGGTATCGCCCTGTTGCCCTTCGTCACCCTGCCGACCGGTCCTTCGACCGTTTTCGCCGGCAACGGTGCGGTCACCGGCGGTCTCAAGATCGTCCTCGACTTCAACATTCATGACCGTGTGAAACTGGCCTTGAACGTCGGCTACCTCAACCGTGACGACGTCACCCTGGCCAACGTTCGCATGGACGACCAGCTCCTCCTCGGCTTGGGTCTCTCGATCAAGATCATCGAGCGCTTGAGCTTCCTGGTGGAAGGTCACACTGAGCCGGTCCTTCGCGACTTGTTCGACAGCGAAGTCCAGACCCCGGCCGAAGTCCTCGGCGGTTTCCGGATCAAGGTTGCCGAGCACTGGGATGTCAACGTCGGCGGTGGCGCCGGTCTGACCCTGGGCGTCGGGACCCCCGACTTCCGCGCCTTCTTGGGCGTCAACTACAACTGGGCTCCGGAGCCTTGCCCCGCTTGCGAACGTGCCCCTCAAGTCGAAGCTCGCCAGATCACCATCGATCAGGTCATCCACTTCGAGTTTGACAAGGCCAACATTCGCCCGCAAAGCTACCCGATCCTCGACGACGTCGTCTCGATCATCAAGAGCAACCCTGGCATCAAGCAGGTCCGCATCGAAGGTCACACCGACTCGATCGGTTCGGACGCTTACAACCAGAAGCTCTCGGAACGCCGCGCTAACTCGGTCAAGCAATACCTGATCAACAAGGGTATCAGCGCCGGCATCCTGGATGCGGTCGGTTACGGCGAAAGCCGCCCGGTCGCCAGCAACGAGACTGCGGAAGGCCGCGCGAAGAACCGTCGCGTCGAATTCCACGTCGAATAG
- the glnD gene encoding [protein-PII] uridylyltransferase, whose translation MPNAVEKLPLKTLAETSPKYLTDELIPFKIGSDVTTSVKEYLQNCRTTLVRKMEEGTPMDRIVRLQSLMTDKMVVDLYKYAFEQSQAEGVLPIPLALFALGGYGRAELNLYSDIDLLFLYEGKAGNRLEAVTKKMLYPFWDAGAELGYAIRTMGDCKKVMKEDIRAMSSMIDARFLAGDRELAAKFLEFLESKFASSRALSQFVEAKSKETQERVKRFGSSVYMLEPNLKESEGGLRDWHLLRYYARIALKTPAISEWVRRELISEEEADGLRRALDFLWAVRNRLHAKVGRCMDQLTFEVQEPIAAELGFQDALGTRGVEKFRQTYYSHAANLHRLLSEVTRRLLKPPDSLLQLIKRRLKTSLNDFFYNIDDVVVPKDYAELEKNPVEFLRAFHLAQFQKLGVNEDLKSFIGRRLYLVDDVYRRNPEVNAMLKEMFSDLGGIGKSLKEMHDCRFLGAILPEFGDILFQTQHDVYHIYTVDTHSIYAVNELSKLMNGEYDEAFPLFKQTMLELKRSDLLAFSVLFHDIGKGKGGNHSEKGAEIAQNVLQRMGYPEADIAEVEFQVRSHLLMPHLSQRRDLEDYNLISAFARSMETLDRLGMLFVLTWADIRAVGPDVWTPWKGNLLQDLYLKTRRVIESGDFSPERALTLMKQAKQKILGMAGETDTKALKAYLDGMPPRYFLANSATAILGHFETVQHRPADGFLLTSQNDLGERVNRILIDTVNTQRLFEQVTGVMAANQVNILAFEQFFSSSGEALLLLKVTDHRGLPIEEERKIDTLRRDLREVVQGKVPMERYSQLHQGQLYLGRRPSGGRPPRVEIDNDVSAYYTVIDVYANDRVGILHDIARVIRSLGLYIEVSKISTKVDQVADVFYVKDIFGHKITDSRKVQGIKKALLEGLAEAPKEAAGA comes from the coding sequence ATGCCAAACGCTGTTGAAAAACTCCCCCTCAAAACCCTGGCCGAAACCTCGCCGAAGTACCTCACCGACGAGCTGATTCCCTTCAAGATCGGTTCCGACGTCACCACCTCGGTCAAGGAATACCTCCAGAATTGCCGGACCACCCTGGTCCGCAAGATGGAGGAGGGCACGCCGATGGACCGGATCGTCCGGCTCCAGAGCCTAATGACCGACAAGATGGTGGTCGACCTCTACAAGTACGCTTTCGAGCAGAGCCAGGCCGAGGGCGTCTTGCCGATTCCCTTGGCCCTCTTCGCCCTGGGCGGCTACGGCCGGGCCGAGCTCAACCTTTATTCCGACATCGATTTGCTCTTCCTCTATGAAGGCAAGGCCGGCAACCGGCTCGAGGCCGTCACCAAGAAGATGCTCTATCCCTTCTGGGACGCCGGGGCCGAGCTGGGCTACGCGATCCGCACGATGGGTGACTGCAAGAAGGTGATGAAGGAAGACATCCGGGCGATGAGCTCGATGATCGACGCCCGCTTCCTGGCCGGCGACCGCGAGTTGGCCGCCAAGTTTTTGGAGTTCCTCGAAAGCAAGTTCGCCTCGTCCCGGGCCCTCAGTCAATTCGTCGAGGCCAAGTCCAAGGAAACCCAAGAGCGGGTGAAGCGCTTCGGCTCCTCGGTCTACATGCTCGAGCCCAATCTCAAGGAGAGCGAGGGCGGGCTGCGCGATTGGCATTTGCTGCGTTACTACGCCCGGATCGCCCTCAAGACGCCGGCGATCTCGGAGTGGGTGCGCAGGGAGCTGATTTCCGAGGAGGAGGCCGATGGCCTGCGCCGGGCCCTCGATTTCCTTTGGGCGGTGCGCAACCGGCTCCACGCCAAGGTCGGGCGCTGCATGGACCAGCTCACCTTCGAGGTCCAGGAGCCGATCGCCGCCGAGCTGGGTTTTCAGGACGCGCTGGGGACCCGCGGGGTCGAGAAGTTCCGCCAAACCTATTACAGCCACGCCGCCAACCTGCACCGGCTGCTTTCCGAAGTGACCCGGCGCTTGCTCAAGCCGCCGGACTCGCTGCTCCAGCTCATCAAGCGGCGGCTCAAGACCAGCCTCAACGATTTTTTTTACAACATCGACGACGTGGTGGTGCCCAAGGACTATGCCGAGCTTGAGAAGAACCCGGTCGAGTTCCTCCGCGCTTTCCATCTGGCCCAGTTCCAGAAATTGGGCGTCAACGAGGACCTGAAATCCTTCATCGGCCGCCGGCTCTATTTGGTCGACGACGTCTACCGCCGCAATCCCGAAGTCAACGCGATGTTGAAGGAGATGTTCTCGGATTTGGGCGGGATCGGGAAGAGCCTGAAGGAGATGCACGATTGCCGCTTCCTGGGCGCGATCCTGCCGGAGTTCGGCGACATCCTCTTTCAGACCCAGCACGACGTCTATCACATCTACACCGTCGACACCCACTCGATCTACGCGGTGAACGAGCTCTCCAAGCTGATGAACGGCGAGTACGACGAGGCCTTCCCGCTTTTCAAGCAAACCATGCTCGAGCTGAAGCGGTCGGACCTGCTGGCCTTCAGCGTCCTGTTCCACGACATCGGGAAAGGGAAGGGCGGCAATCACTCCGAGAAGGGCGCCGAGATCGCTCAGAATGTCCTCCAGCGGATGGGCTACCCCGAGGCCGACATCGCCGAGGTCGAATTCCAGGTGCGCTCCCACTTGCTGATGCCGCACCTTTCGCAGCGGCGGGACCTCGAGGACTACAACTTGATCTCGGCCTTCGCCCGCTCGATGGAAACGCTGGACCGCTTGGGCATGCTCTTCGTTCTGACCTGGGCCGACATCCGGGCCGTCGGCCCCGACGTCTGGACGCCTTGGAAGGGGAACCTGCTCCAAGACCTCTATTTAAAGACCCGCCGGGTGATCGAATCCGGCGACTTCAGCCCCGAGCGGGCCCTGACCTTAATGAAGCAGGCCAAGCAGAAGATCCTGGGCATGGCCGGCGAGACCGACACCAAGGCCCTGAAGGCCTACCTCGACGGCATGCCGCCGCGCTATTTTTTGGCCAATTCGGCGACCGCCATCCTCGGCCACTTCGAGACCGTCCAGCACCGGCCGGCCGACGGCTTTTTGCTCACCTCCCAGAACGACCTTGGCGAGCGGGTCAACCGCATCTTGATTGACACCGTGAACACCCAGCGGCTCTTCGAGCAGGTCACCGGGGTGATGGCCGCCAACCAGGTCAACATTCTGGCTTTCGAGCAGTTCTTCAGCTCCAGTGGCGAGGCCCTGCTGCTCTTGAAGGTCACCGATCACCGCGGCCTCCCGATCGAGGAAGAGCGGAAGATCGACACCCTGCGTCGCGATCTCCGCGAAGTGGTTCAGGGCAAGGTCCCGATGGAGCGCTATTCCCAGCTCCATCAGGGCCAGCTCTACCTCGGTCGCCGCCCCTCGGGCGGCCGGCCGCCCCGGGTCGAGATCGACAACGACGTTTCGGCCTACTACACGGTCATCGACGTCTACGCTAACGACCGGGTCGGCATCCTCCACGATATCGCCCGGGTCATCCGCTCCCTGGGCCTCTACATCGAGGTCTCCAAGATCTCGACCAAGGTCGACCAGGTCGCCGACGTCTTCTACGTGAAGGACATTTTCGGGCATAAGATCACGGATTCCCGGAAGGTTCAGGGCATCAAGAAGGCCTTGCTGGAGGGGCTGGCCGAAGCTCCCAAGGAGGCGGCCGGTGCCTAA
- a CDS encoding aspartate kinase: MSLVVQKYGGTSVGNIERIKNVASRVIREREKGHQMVVVVSAMSGETNRLVAFSKAIMDPPEGREYDVLVSTGEQVTIALLALAIQSMGVPAVSYLGHQVRILTDDAFSKARIRSIDSDRIHRDLKDGKVVVVAGFQGVDEKGNLTTLGRGGSDTTAVAIAAALKADACEIYTDVDGVYTTDPNVVPEARKIDRISYEEMLEMASTGAKVLQIRSVELAAKYQVPVEVRSSFNDNPGTWVTKEETQMESRMVTGVSYQKDEAKIAVRQVPDKPGIAGRIFGPISDANVNVDMIVQNISSEGTTDLTFTVPKSDLKRALAIIEKVAAEIGAKKVESSENIAKVSVIGIGMRSHAGIASKMFTTLAQENINIQMISTSEIKISIIVDEKYTELAVRVLHDAFELDKK; the protein is encoded by the coding sequence ATGTCCCTCGTCGTCCAAAAATACGGCGGAACTTCCGTCGGTAACATCGAACGCATTAAAAACGTCGCCAGCCGGGTGATCCGGGAGCGGGAGAAGGGCCACCAGATGGTGGTCGTGGTCAGCGCCATGTCCGGCGAGACCAATCGGCTCGTCGCCTTCAGCAAGGCGATCATGGATCCGCCCGAAGGCCGGGAATACGACGTCTTGGTTTCGACCGGCGAGCAGGTCACCATCGCCCTTTTGGCCCTGGCCATCCAGAGCATGGGGGTGCCGGCGGTCAGCTATCTCGGCCATCAGGTCCGCATCCTGACCGACGACGCCTTCAGCAAGGCCCGGATCCGGTCCATCGATTCGGATCGAATCCATCGCGACTTGAAGGACGGCAAGGTGGTCGTGGTGGCCGGCTTTCAGGGGGTGGACGAGAAGGGCAACCTGACCACCCTCGGCCGCGGCGGCTCCGACACCACCGCGGTGGCGATCGCGGCCGCGCTCAAGGCCGACGCCTGCGAGATTTACACCGACGTCGACGGGGTCTACACCACTGACCCCAACGTCGTCCCCGAGGCCCGCAAGATCGACCGCATTTCCTACGAGGAAATGCTGGAGATGGCCTCCACTGGCGCCAAAGTATTACAGATTCGGTCCGTAGAACTGGCCGCCAAATACCAGGTGCCGGTCGAGGTTCGATCCTCGTTCAACGACAATCCCGGCACTTGGGTGACCAAGGAGGAAACTCAGATGGAAAGCCGCATGGTAACCGGCGTCAGCTATCAAAAAGACGAGGCCAAGATCGCGGTCCGCCAGGTGCCGGACAAGCCGGGCATCGCCGGCCGGATCTTCGGGCCGATCTCCGACGCCAACGTCAACGTCGACATGATCGTCCAGAACATCAGCTCCGAGGGCACCACCGACCTGACTTTCACCGTCCCCAAGAGCGACCTCAAGCGGGCCCTGGCCATCATCGAGAAGGTGGCCGCCGAGATCGGCGCCAAGAAGGTCGAATCCAGCGAGAACATCGCCAAGGTCTCGGTCATTGGCATCGGGATGCGCTCCCATGCCGGCATCGCCAGCAAGATGTTCACGACCCTTGCCCAGGAGAACATCAATATCCAGATGATCTCCACCTCCGAGATCAAGATCTCGATCATCGTGGACGAGAAGTACACCGAGCTGGCGGTTCGCGTCCTCCATGACGCCTTCGAGCTCGACAAGAAATAG